One genomic region from Prionailurus bengalensis isolate Pbe53 chromosome C1, Fcat_Pben_1.1_paternal_pri, whole genome shotgun sequence encodes:
- the L1TD1 gene encoding LINE-1 type transposase domain-containing protein 1, with amino-acid sequence MAFPHLPAAIRRAEYILAIRRGTVGKSVNKRYLSLGESSRPSRTKITLQENKNVSTMSLIQSEIDRLARKQENITHRERIQLIETDQEMAQVLDLKCKDMSAVVLMKFKGLMENLDLMVEEIRDSLKNDLKEILGVESKIPEVKNPKNSSTKKECQQIKGLATQNKGLVENIEGANSKIVEDIENLTFKRKEINEPSSRLDQAEEYSTNQGKELSYEESQNYKVMESMEEAISNIDNTWGDSRIHMEEIGEGGVVKAKRKEKIPQNLNNNKVKILKTSREDEGAVLRLAADFSSATLDIGKQWSNVFNILRENDFEPQVLCQVKLAFKCDGEVRTFSDIQSLSNFTSQKPLMKELLKDILPQSEKIKKGGRRYGIREKVGKTLLDSKHGAGGDVGDGLSFLFVKEVKVAEPQEVKNLETQEEESSEWETEEEEEASELEGEGGETSELDEEEEASGMEEEGEETSELDEEEEASGLQEEEEEEASALSEKQDSTFQCHSLVNTKCGVEEKTSNGLEIVLIKEVEDSEPEEEEGSEWEMEVVLSWEEGEDSEVENVKPASPVERKEASYGPKEIAYNYLAPNFEKEKLVKHQILQKTQNKEETATPRNQGVGTVCPTWCFASPSKSLERSSDEQKRHLCTKSSTPSGISRFSRETEKERQKTLQTGEQTSKTDLIQETEENFRRSIINNFREIQEEVANIKSYLPEVLEIKNSIDVLNSRIDILEERMDNLEDHIEEFSKDTMQMAKQIINRERSRDIEDRSRSSNIRLIGIPEKDNKENGAEEIMKELIEENFPELKDSSLEIVSAYRIPSKIDEKRLTPRHILVKFGNSNDKEKIIKASRKRREITYRGTRIRLTADLSLDTLDARSKWSNIIKVLQAKGFTPKILYPAKLAFSFEGKTKTFFDTEEFTKFISCIPSLQELLEDLL; translated from the exons atatttgagTTTGGGGGAGTCTAGCAGACCTTCAAGAACAAAAATTActcttcaggaaaataaaaacgtGTCCACAATGTCCCTTATACAGTCAGAAATTGATAGACTTGcaaggaagcaggaaaatatcACTCATAGGGAAAGAATTCAGTTGATAGAAACTGACCAGGAAATGGCTCAGGTATTAGATTTAAAATGCAAAGACATGTCAGCAGTTGTGCTGATGAAGTTTAAAGGCTTGATGGAAAATCTGGATTTAATGGTTGAAGAGATAAGGGACTCTCTTAAAAATGACCTAAAGGAAATTTTAGGAGTAGAAAGTAAAATACCTGAAGTGAAAAATCCAAAGAACTCCAGTACCAAAAAGGAGTGCCAACAAATAAAAGGTTTAGCCACACAAAATAAAGGATTGGTAGAAAACATAGAAGGAGCAAACTCTAAAATAGTTGAGGATATTgaaaatttgacttttaaaagaaaagaaataaatgagccaAGTAGCAGATTAGACCAAGCTGAAGAGTACAGTACTAACCAAGGTAAGGAATTGTCCTATGAGGAGTCACAAAATTACAAAGTCATGGAAAGTATGGAAGAAGCCATAAGCAATATAGATAACACTTGGGGAGATAGTAGGATCCATATGGAAGAGATTGGAGAGGGTGGAGTggtcaaagcaaaaagaaaggaaaaaattcctcagaatttaaacaataataaagtgAAGATTCTAAAAACCTCCAGAGAAGATGAAGGAGCAGTACTTAGGTTGGCAGCAGACTTTTCATCGGCAACACTGGACATCGGTAAGCAATGGAGTAATGTCTTCAACATTCTGAGGGAAAATGATTTTGAACCTCAAGTTCTATGTCAAGTTAAATTAGCATTTAAGTGTGATGGTGAAGTAAGGACCTTTTCAGATATTCAAAGCCTCAGCAATTTTACTAGCCAAAAACCGCTTATGAAAGAATTACTGAAGGATATACTCccacaaagtgaaaaaataaagaaaggaggaagaagatacGGGATTCGAGAAAAAGTG ggaaaAACTCTACTAGATTCAAAGCATGGAGCTGGGGGAGATGTTGGTGATGGCTTGAGCTTTCTATTTGTTAAAGAGGTTAAGGTTGCTGAGCCACAGGAGGTGAAGAACTTAGAGACCCAGGAGGAAGAATCTtcagagtgggagacagaagaggaggaagaggcctcAGAgttggaaggggagggaggagagacctCAGAGCTggatgaggaagaagaggcttcagggatggaggaggagggagaagagaccTCAGAGCTggatgaggaagaagaggctTCAGGGCtgcaggaggaagaagaagaggaggctTCAGCATTATCTGAGAAACAGGATTCAACCTTTCAGTGTCATTCTTTGGTAAATACAAAATGTGGAGTTGAGGAAAAAACCAGTAATGGCTTGGAAATTGTTCTAATTAAAGAGGTAGAAGATTCTgagccagaggaggaagaaggttcAGAGTGGGAAATGGAAGTAGTCCTAtcgtgggaggaaggagaggactCTGAAGTAGAAAATGTAAAGCCTGCCTCCCCAGTTGAGAGAAAAGAGGCCTCATACGGACCTAAAGAAATTGCCTATAATTATTTGGCTCCCAACTTTGAGAAGGAAAAACTAGTGAAACACCAGATATtacaaaaaacccagaataaagaagaaacagcTACACCTAGAAACCAGGGAGTTGGGACAGTTTGTCCAACTTGGTGTTTTGCCTCTCCCTCAAAATCACTGGAGAGAAGTTCTGATGAGCAGAAAAGGCATTTATGTACAAAATCAAGTACTCCATCAGGAATCTCCAGATTTTcaagggaaacagagaaagagagacagaaaactcTACAAACAGGTGAGCAAACATCTAAAACAGACTTAAtacaagagacagaagaaaacttTAGAAGAAGTATAATTAACAACTTCAGAGAGATCCAGGAGGAGGTTGCAAATATTAAAAGTTACCTTCCAGAAGTCTTGGAAATAAAAAACTCAATAGATGTTCTCAATAGCAGAATAGACATACTTGAAGAGAGAATGGACAATCTAGAAGATCATATTGAAGAATTCTCTAAGGATACAATGCAAATGGCCAAACAGATAATAAATAGAGAAAGGTCAAGAGACATAGAAGATAGATCCAGAAGCTCCAATATCCGTTTgataggaattccagaaaaagataataaagaaaatggagcAGAGGAAATAATGAAGGAGCTCATTGAAGAAAACTTTCCAGAGCTAAAGGATTCAAGTCTTGAGATTGTTAGTGCTTACCGAATACCTAGTAAGATTGATGAGAAGAGACTCACTCCTAGACACATCTTGGTGAAATTTGGGAATTCCAATGATAAAGAAAAGATCATAAAggcttccagaaagagaagagagataaCCTATAGAGGAACAAGAATCAGATTGACAGCAGACTTATCATTGGATACTCTAGATGCTAGAAGTAAATGGAGCAATATCATAAAAGTTCTGCAAGCAAAAGGCTTTACACCTAAAATCCTATACCCGGCCAAATTGGCATTCAGTTTTGAAggtaaaacaaagacattttttgaTACTGAAGAATtcacaaagtttatttcttgcatACCCTCGTTGCAAGAATTACTGGAGGATCTACTTTAG